CCGGCGCGTCGGGCGTCCTTACCTACGACCTGGAGAAAGCCGAAGCGCAGAGCAACGCCCGTAATATTCAACTCAAGCTGGCCGTCATGTACTCTGTGCCCTTTGACCGTAACAGGTATACAAACGTGTTTGCCATTGGCCTCATGAATAGCCAAACTGAGTGCTTCCAAGAGCTCTACTCCCATATGCACCACAATGAAGGTGATTTTGTCCGTGCCAAAGGGGGCGGCAGCAGCctacaaaaagagagagaccatgTTGTGGTCCAAGCCAGCATGTCCGACACCGGCACGGCCTTGCTGAGGGTTGAAGTCACTGAAAAATAGAGCAGGGCGGTTAATCAATTTTTAATCATAATTCGAATTGATGGTCTAGGAcgattttttaaaataaaattctataaaaattaaataaagataaaattgaacttttttatttttcatcaaGTGCAGTGATTTTAATCTGGTATTTACAGTAGCGCCACCACTTCCTTCTCTGAGGTCCCGTGGTCCATAGTAACGCCCCCTCCTCTTTAGAAAAAGTAAAATATCAACATGGCAGAATGCGCTGATAAAAGTGAGTATGTAGAGATTGCCTAAAGTCTGTGGCAACCAAACTGAAGCATGCAGCAGAGTAGGAGatgtgtgttatttattttgcttttgtTAATCATTGTTATTCTTCAAACTTATAAAACGGGTTTAGTTGGAAAAAATCTGAGATAAATtttttaggccaaatcgcccagccctagtgacAACAAAGAGAAGAAGGATGGCCCTGTGTGAATACCCCCTGTAGACTAAACTATATCAATCAGATGGTCGTCATTCATTAAAGCCTTGACCATGATAATTAAGTGTTGTGTCATTCATTACACGTATCTaatgcctcgtttccaccgagcagtgcggtacggttcggtgcGGTTCGATTATATTGGCGCTTTCTCCTCGAAAACTTGGGCAGGGTCCCCAAAATAAGCACGCTGAGCCATGCTGAGCTGCGCTGAGCCACGCTGAGCCTCCTATTTTTGGTactccgttggggtaccaagtagggatggggatcgaaaCCCGGTTCTGTCAAGGACCCGGTTGCACTTTTTTCAAAACCTGAAAATCATTAACGTTTGGgcttatcgataccactatcgagtcCCGTCGTTCATTTATAAAAAGATTTGTCCCCTAGGTCCTGTAACGTAATGTTCTGTcccccgagtcgcgtcacagcatttaaatcaaatcaatccaatcactgcagcgtgtccaccaatgtttttgaatggaattgtaagCAAACAGGTATTAAAAGTCTGGCAGTTAACTTTGCTCACGAGGATGGCTGAACGGGCGAAAAGGGCAAAAATAATTTCTGTAAATGGAGGAACACAACCTCAATTGCCAAGCACATTAGCgttgtgcatcaaataaagaccAAATGCAGTACCTTCGACTGTCCGAGTTGAAAAgtatcctccttctcctgtcacaccacagacgggcccgtcttaatcatccactcaaagtacgagcggtaatcgcacacacagacattgtcgctagccccgtcagttaaaaatactAATCCAATTGTGAAATCGATGTTTTAATCGGCATCAtacaagctagttatcttaaaaagtaggaataaagtttcagatgtactgcgtgatgatgtgttgaggttggctccataggcgtcgattatgCTGGGGACGCTGGGGACacgtccccaccagatttcgtcaagattagttttgtacccaccacttgcATGGggtcttcacaacttccggctgtGAATTATATTTCATAATTCACCATTGCTAAGTATAATTCACCGCTGTCATCTGAAGGATgcgttacctggagcgttctggccccctgggctatgtgttgtgactttaatactgggcaggcgtgggctcagttatgtgctctgattggctaagcatggcTCTGAATTCCCGCCTCCTGGATATCCGTATGTGTACTCTGTGCTGATCACTTGCGGCTAGgtgttggcattgcaacttgGCTTGTGGCTTGGTGCTGACCTCTTGAGTCTTTGTGCGTGaattacacttgtttttgtggccttgagcttctgggtctctcgaacatcttgactgctcgtatctctagaattgacaCATGATGAATGGCTTCCTGTATGAGCCCTCCCTTAGATGAGAAAGAAGCCTCTTTAATTGGTAAGGGCATATGTGGCttgttggtatgaatgtgtgaattatgtcACAAGGAAAGCAAAGGACTTTTGCCACTAATGAAGTCTTTGGTATCATTCCTCAAGTAGTCCTGTAACTTTttaaccccagcgtcttcggttgctaagcgacgtcaacatctttggaggactatttctctgctgatcaacactcgaatgctggtaacaaataaattgtaaaaagacacaccatgggaagttatttcttcgttttggcaagtagccatgtaacaagcgggataatgtatagaacgtcgcaaaagaagccccttcagggcgaagcaagacccCTTCGCtacgcgtcggtgtcctgttcgccctgtcgggacttattttcccgataatggaaaataattatcgggaaaatatgGGAAACCGGGAAACAATAGCGTTGCCACATTCGTCAAGACCAGCGGCACGGTGGTCGTCTTCACGACCTGTCAAATGGCCAAAGACACAAAAGCTGCCAAAACAACTAACTCAAGCTGGCTGTCCTGTTCTCTGTGCCCTTTAACCGTAACTTGTATAAGAACTTGTTTTCTATTGGCCTCTTTAAAAGCACGATCAAGCGCGACCACGATCTCTACCTCCTCATGTACTACGGACATGATTCTCGCTTTGTCCATGACATGGGGCAAGGCTGCAGCTAACAACACAAGAAAAACCATGTTGCGATCCAACACTGGCACGGCCATGCTGAGGGTTGAAGTCAGTGACAACCAAGATAAGGTTCGCTCTGTGTGAGGACCCCCTGTAGTTTCAACCACATCAATCAGATGGCCTTTTACACTTACTGCGCACTGCTGGCGTAAATCCTGAACAAAACGGTTGAATAGCCGCGTTGCCGGTCAACTACTCGGGGAGTAAGCGTTTGTAAGAAAGTGTaattgtttttacatttttgaaGGTTTTATCCTTTTTATGCGTCTTTGAGGTGCAAGTGTGTGCTGAAGATGGGAGGCACTGGTTTGGTTTCACCACAATCAAAGCAAAGTCATTTGGTTTGCACAGTTGACAAACGTATTCATCTCAAGTATGCAGACTGCACCAGAACGAAGAACTTCTTGGGTTGAAACGAAGATTGTAACAAAGGTTGCAAAAAAAGATAAGAAGTTCCCAGGAAGAATACAAAGATTTCATGCAGGATGTAATTAATGATTAAATCGTAAGTACCAAGTGATTCATATATTAATATCACCGAACCAGCTGAAAGGTGAGGAAAGGTGAGGTAGGAGGAGCGATACTGAAGCTAGGCCAATGAGAGGCAGCGATGGGTGTGAGATAAGGTGGGCATCACCAGGTCTTTATTACCTGTATATACCTGTATATACCTGTGTATAGTATACCTGTGTATAGTATACCTGTGTATAAAACCTCAGGTTGGTGAGAGGTCCAGCACAAGTTGACTTGTACCTGTTCAGAGCACCACTCTTCAGCCCCACCTCGCTTCCTTCCTCATCGTCGTTTcgtccttgttttttttaaacactaaAAAGGGTAAGATCTTggcaaacctttttttttctcttcctcaATCTGCTGGTCTCCTAACAATCTGCTAATGAAGGGCGGGCGTAGTGGATGGTCTCAGCtggttcctccccctccctagcCGAGGTCGGACCAGGAACCCCTCCACCCATCCTGGGGAGAGCTCTGCcgtcgcccccgcccccccatcacattttatttgtatagcccttaatcacaggtccagtctcaaagggctagACAGGCAATGTgtttatgacccccccccctgaccatAGCCCCCCAGATGGCCAGAAAAAACTCCCCTTAATAGTGAGGAAGAGATCATGAGAAGGAAcccagagtgggggatccctccttccagggatgctCAGGGGTGCAATGGGGGCCATCATTGACATTCATACATACTGGGGTGCTGGCTGGTTAACCgaaaggagagtccaggcattcaGTTGTAGTCACTGCGAAATCGACTCACAAGTGAGGTTTGGGCCCATCAGAGCCTTCAACCTGACCTGGAGTAGAGGCACAAAGCGGTGCCAGCACGGCCCGAGGTGAACGGACTTCAttcatacagcgcttttctaaccacttgacactcagctaggaggagctggggatagAGCTAtcgaccttccggttaccagccaaccctctctacctcctcagcCACATGTCTCACGGTCGACTCGTCAGCATGTTCAGACCAATCCACCGAGATACAGACAGGAAGTCAAACAATAAGAGTCTTCCTGTCCAGATTGTTTTTGTCCGGAATTCGGATGATGCAAGACCGTGGATGAACTCGCAACTGAAGCCCGGCCGCGTGGCCACACTGGTGTCAGACTCCCAGCCTGGGCTTCGGCACTTCATTGAGGTAGACCCCAGACAGACATGCTGATGCAGACAGACTGATCAACCTACCTGCCACTCCCCCCTGTAAAGTCAGTAAGGGGTCGATTGTGGAGTGTAACaaaattcacacattcataccaacaggccacatatgccCTTGGCAATTAAAAGAAGCTTCTTTTTCCACGCTAAGGAGGGATCCGGAGACTATGGAGGCGACCAGCTCATACAGGAGGCCATTCATCATGtgtcaattctagagatacgagCGGTCAAGGTGTTCGAGAGACCCAGATGCTCAAGGCCACAAgaacaagtgtaattcccgcacatagccacaaaccaagttgcaatgccaacacatagc
This genomic window from Gadus macrocephalus chromosome 15, ASM3116895v1 contains:
- the LOC132473696 gene encoding DELTA-thalatoxin-Avl1a-like, with translation MAGINPQLKGLVRGCYVELVNSCATVTLTNPQLYIERGRCSVPLALNLGPKSSSMATFVKTSGTATGASGVLTYDLEKAEAQSNARNIQLKLAVMYSVPFDRNRYTNVFAIGLMNSQTECFQELYSHMHHNEGDFVRAKGGGSSLQKERDHVVVQASMSDTGTALLRVEVTEK